From a region of the Kaistia sp. 32K genome:
- a CDS encoding DNA cytosine methyltransferase yields the protein MAAAGHDSLLLCESWSPAQAVLRARFPEMPIEPDVVDLVGLPGETDVVVAGFPCQDLSQAGMTAGIRGARSGLVGHVFRLLDLQPVPWVVLENVSFMLHLDRGRAMQTLVEAFEERGYRWAYRIVNSLAFLPQRRERVLFVATRSDVDPAGVLFMDDSVPRNAEVSLSTHAHGFYWTEGLRGLGWAQDAIPPLKNGSTVGIASPPAIVLPNGAVITPDIRDAERLQGFDAGWTEPAGSVGREALRWSLIGNAVTVPVAKWLGAQLAAPGHYEVERDRELSEGDRWPRAARFDGKRRMRVEIGSFPVWQDRSPLAAFLRFEGKPLSARATRGFLSRTERGTLRFVPGFLELLRSHLSMTEAGIRPSERSIERQGMAIE from the coding sequence ATGGCTGCGGCGGGGCACGATTCCTTGCTGCTTTGCGAAAGTTGGAGCCCGGCCCAAGCGGTACTCCGAGCTCGATTTCCAGAAATGCCCATCGAGCCCGACGTCGTGGACCTAGTGGGGTTGCCGGGAGAAACCGACGTAGTCGTCGCGGGGTTTCCCTGCCAAGACCTAAGCCAAGCAGGCATGACCGCCGGTATCAGAGGCGCGCGCTCCGGTCTGGTCGGTCATGTTTTCAGACTTCTCGATTTGCAGCCAGTGCCCTGGGTCGTTTTGGAGAATGTGTCGTTTATGCTCCATCTCGACCGCGGACGTGCGATGCAAACGCTCGTGGAGGCTTTCGAGGAGCGAGGCTATCGTTGGGCTTATCGTATTGTGAATTCATTGGCTTTTCTGCCGCAGCGGAGAGAGCGCGTCCTGTTCGTCGCCACACGATCCGACGTGGATCCAGCCGGCGTCCTGTTTATGGACGACAGTGTTCCGAGAAATGCTGAAGTCTCCCTCTCGACACATGCCCATGGATTCTATTGGACGGAGGGGCTACGCGGATTGGGATGGGCGCAGGATGCGATTCCGCCGCTCAAGAACGGTTCGACCGTCGGGATCGCATCGCCCCCCGCGATCGTGCTGCCGAATGGAGCCGTGATAACGCCTGATATTCGCGACGCAGAAAGGTTGCAGGGCTTTGACGCCGGCTGGACTGAGCCGGCCGGGAGCGTAGGGCGCGAGGCTCTCCGGTGGTCTCTGATCGGAAATGCCGTTACGGTCCCCGTCGCCAAATGGCTAGGTGCGCAGTTGGCTGCTCCGGGGCACTATGAGGTCGAGCGCGACCGCGAGTTGAGTGAGGGGGATCGTTGGCCCCGAGCTGCGCGCTTTGATGGTAAGCGGAGAATGCGCGTTGAGATCGGATCCTTTCCTGTATGGCAAGATCGTTCGCCGCTTGCCGCTTTTCTGAGGTTTGAAGGAAAGCCCCTGTCCGCTCGCGCCACACGCGGGTTTCTTTCAAGGACGGAGCGCGGCACGCTTCGTTTCGTTCCAGGTTTTCTCGAATTGTTGCGGAGTCATTTGTCGATGACCGAAGCAGGCATCCGGCCGTCTGAGAGATCAATAGAACGGCAGGGTATGGCTATAGAGTGA
- a CDS encoding AraC family transcriptional regulator, whose translation MRPFLERLAVPEGASWATLNRRLDDEIPFQWHHHPEFELTLTLNSRGQRFIGDHIGAYDDGDLVLVGPNLPHSWCSADKVDLARPHVALVMWFLPQWTTPLGGVFTEFRTVAEMLARARTGLKFSEEAAREVRPMIEALFGLGPEERLIELLRVLALLARDPAAEPLASPLALPAAAPERQADRGRVDRVLEHLHRRYAERLSLDALADIAALSPSGLHRLFVRQTGQSVTSYLAKIRIGAACAMLSGGGKPIAVIAADAGYDSLAHFNRQFKAQRGVTPREYRRRFRVGG comes from the coding sequence ATGAGGCCGTTTCTCGAGAGACTGGCGGTGCCGGAGGGCGCGTCCTGGGCGACGCTGAACCGCCGCCTCGACGACGAGATCCCATTCCAGTGGCATCACCATCCCGAGTTCGAGCTGACGCTGACGCTGAATTCGCGCGGCCAGCGCTTCATCGGCGACCATATCGGCGCCTATGACGATGGCGACCTCGTGCTGGTCGGCCCCAACCTGCCGCATAGCTGGTGTTCGGCCGACAAGGTCGATCTCGCCCGCCCGCATGTCGCGCTGGTGATGTGGTTCCTGCCGCAATGGACGACGCCGCTCGGCGGCGTGTTCACCGAGTTCCGCACGGTTGCCGAGATGCTGGCGCGCGCCCGCACGGGGCTGAAATTCTCGGAGGAAGCCGCGCGGGAAGTTCGCCCGATGATCGAGGCGCTGTTCGGGCTCGGCCCGGAGGAGCGGCTGATCGAACTCCTCCGCGTGCTGGCGCTTCTCGCCCGTGACCCGGCGGCCGAGCCGCTCGCCTCGCCGCTGGCACTTCCCGCCGCAGCGCCGGAGCGCCAGGCCGATCGCGGCCGCGTCGACCGGGTGCTCGAGCACCTGCACCGCCGCTATGCCGAGCGGCTCAGCCTCGATGCGCTGGCCGACATCGCGGCGCTGAGCCCGTCCGGCCTGCACCGGCTGTTCGTGCGCCAGACCGGGCAGAGCGTGACGAGCTATCTGGCAAAGATCCGCATCGGCGCCGCCTGCGCCATGCTGTCGGGCGGCGGCAAGCCGATCGCGGTGATCGCGGCGGACGCCGGCTACGACTCGCTCGCCCACTTCAACCGCCAGTTCAAGGCACAGCGCGGCGTGACGCCGAGGGAGTACAGGCGGCGGTTCCGGGTGGGTGGGTAG
- a CDS encoding DUF4239 domain-containing protein, which translates to MADYWTSAGIAVLFAAVALTIVFGSYFLARRLLHIGVETDKTFEAAGSIAVRIAALHGLILALVYAQELDDYKDIRSVLTQEATAISDVYHDAGRYGGPIVGPVQQTLARYLDTVVNQEWDQLGRGEGLSAQAWTEWDDVYQKLLDLTPTTDRERYLANRMRDRITAVAGFRQLRETTAIGRFSSLFWAPALIGLALLAVPFSVYRPSRSNLILLGIFAIYSGVILFFIYAFGNPFAAPGKLEPAPFEHLLRGGIGKSLVDANEPGASGAAGSP; encoded by the coding sequence ATGGCGGACTACTGGACCTCGGCAGGGATTGCAGTCCTCTTCGCGGCGGTGGCGCTCACCATCGTCTTCGGCAGCTATTTCCTCGCCCGCCGGCTGCTGCATATCGGCGTCGAAACGGACAAGACCTTCGAGGCGGCGGGCTCGATCGCGGTGCGGATCGCCGCGCTGCACGGGCTCATCCTGGCGCTGGTCTATGCGCAGGAGCTCGACGACTACAAGGACATCCGCAGCGTGCTGACCCAGGAGGCGACGGCGATCTCCGACGTCTATCACGACGCCGGGCGCTATGGCGGGCCGATCGTCGGGCCCGTCCAGCAGACGCTGGCGCGCTATCTCGACACCGTCGTCAACCAGGAATGGGACCAGCTCGGGCGCGGCGAGGGCCTGTCGGCGCAGGCCTGGACCGAATGGGACGACGTCTACCAGAAGCTGCTCGACCTGACGCCGACGACCGACCGCGAGCGCTATCTGGCAAACCGCATGCGCGACCGGATCACCGCCGTCGCCGGCTTCCGCCAACTGCGCGAGACGACGGCGATCGGCCGCTTCAGCAGCCTGTTCTGGGCGCCGGCGCTGATCGGGCTGGCGCTGCTCGCCGTGCCGTTCTCCGTCTATCGCCCGAGCCGCAGCAATCTGATCCTGCTCGGGATCTTCGCGATCTATTCCGGCGTGATCCTGTTCTTCATCTACGCCTTCGGCAATCCCTTCGCGGCGCCTGGCAAGCTCGAGCCGGCGCCGTTCGAACACCTCCTGCGCGGCGGCATCGGCAAGAGCCTCGTTGACGCGAACGAGCCGGGGGCGTCCGGGGCGGCGGGATCGCCTTAG
- a CDS encoding very short patch repair endonuclease → MRRVRQNGTSAELAVGRVLRSMRSAYRLNVKSLPGSPDFANRGRSWAIFVNGCFWHHHTGCKRGSIPKTNTDFWIEKFSGNRRRDADAIVKLRAMGIRVAVIWECETADEARIKLRLSKLFEPRSVNVP, encoded by the coding sequence ATGAGGCGCGTTCGGCAAAACGGGACGTCCGCAGAGCTGGCCGTTGGCCGGGTGCTCCGGTCGATGCGCAGCGCATATAGACTCAATGTCAAAAGTCTTCCTGGTTCGCCGGATTTCGCCAATCGAGGGCGCTCATGGGCGATTTTCGTCAATGGATGTTTTTGGCATCATCATACCGGATGTAAAAGGGGCTCCATCCCGAAGACGAATACCGACTTCTGGATCGAGAAGTTTTCGGGCAACCGTCGACGAGATGCAGACGCTATTGTGAAACTCCGCGCGATGGGAATTAGGGTCGCGGTGATCTGGGAGTGCGAAACCGCGGACGAGGCGAGAATTAAGCTCAGGCTTTCAAAGCTCTTTGAACCGCGTAGCGTAAATGTGCCCTAA
- a CDS encoding aldo/keto reductase, translating into MDYTRLGRTGLEVSRLCLGCMSYGDPSRGNHAWTLPEAESRPFIKKALDLGINFFDTANVYSDGTSEEIVGKALKDFTRREEVVIATKVHGRMRPGPNGAGLSRKAILQEIDASLTRLGTDYVDLYQIHRFDYETPIEETLEALDEVVKSGKARYIGASSMHAWQFAKMLGAQERLGLSRFVSMQNYVNLLYREEEREMLPLCADEGIGVIPWSPLARGRLTRDWDEKTARAETDEFGKGLYARTADADREVVEAVAHVAAQRGLPRAQIALAWVLSKSVITAPIVGATKPHHLDDAAAALSVRLDDFEIAALEAAYVPHAVAGFM; encoded by the coding sequence ATGGACTATACCCGCCTCGGCCGTACGGGCCTCGAAGTCTCCCGCCTCTGCCTCGGCTGCATGAGCTATGGTGATCCCTCGCGCGGCAACCATGCCTGGACGCTGCCGGAGGCGGAGAGCCGGCCCTTCATCAAGAAGGCGCTCGATCTCGGCATCAATTTCTTCGATACGGCGAATGTCTATTCCGACGGCACCAGCGAGGAGATTGTCGGCAAGGCGCTGAAGGATTTCACGCGCCGCGAGGAGGTGGTGATCGCCACCAAGGTGCATGGCCGCATGCGCCCCGGCCCGAACGGCGCCGGGCTCTCACGAAAAGCCATCCTGCAGGAGATCGACGCCAGCCTGACCCGGCTCGGCACCGATTATGTCGATCTCTACCAGATCCACCGCTTCGACTACGAGACGCCGATCGAGGAGACGCTGGAGGCGCTCGACGAGGTCGTGAAATCGGGCAAGGCGCGCTATATCGGCGCCTCCTCCATGCATGCCTGGCAGTTTGCCAAGATGCTGGGCGCGCAGGAGCGGCTCGGTCTCTCCCGCTTCGTCTCGATGCAGAACTACGTCAATTTGCTCTACCGCGAGGAGGAGCGCGAGATGCTGCCGCTCTGCGCCGACGAGGGCATCGGCGTCATCCCGTGGAGCCCGCTGGCGCGCGGCCGGCTGACGCGCGACTGGGACGAGAAGACGGCGCGCGCCGAGACGGACGAATTCGGCAAGGGGCTCTATGCCCGCACCGCCGACGCCGACCGCGAGGTGGTCGAGGCGGTCGCCCACGTCGCCGCCCAGCGCGGCCTGCCGCGTGCGCAGATCGCGCTCGCCTGGGTGTTGTCGAAATCGGTCATCACCGCGCCGATCGTCGGCGCCACCAAGCCGCATCACCTCGACGACGCAGCGGCGGCGCTCTCCGTCCGCCTCGACGATTTCGAAATCGCCGCGCTGGAGGCCGCGTACGTCCCGCATGCGGTGGCGGGGTTCATGTGA
- a CDS encoding aldo/keto reductase produces the protein MPNDISAAASGQFLIGGDLAVNRLGFGAMRITGPGIWGDPQDIAEAERTLKRVPELDIDLIDTADSYGPFVSEDLIADVLYPYKNLVIATKGALTRHGPNIWQVVGRPEYLRQTVLMSLRRLKIDRIDLWQLHRIDPRVPRDEQFGVIADMQKEGLIRHVGLSEVSVEEIQAAEKFFPVTTVQNQYNLVDRKSEAVLDYAEANQIGFIPWAPLASGDLARPGSALTTIAGKLGATPSQVALAWLLKRSKVMLPIPGTGSVKHLEENTAAASIELSDAEFTALDTEARRAA, from the coding sequence ATGCCCAATGACATCTCAGCCGCGGCTTCCGGTCAGTTCCTGATTGGCGGCGACCTGGCCGTCAACCGGCTCGGCTTCGGCGCCATGCGGATCACCGGGCCCGGCATCTGGGGCGACCCACAGGACATCGCCGAGGCGGAGCGCACGCTGAAGCGCGTTCCCGAGCTCGACATCGACCTGATCGACACGGCCGACAGCTACGGCCCGTTCGTCAGCGAGGACCTGATCGCCGACGTCCTCTATCCCTACAAGAACCTCGTCATCGCCACCAAGGGCGCGCTGACCCGGCATGGCCCGAACATCTGGCAGGTGGTCGGCCGGCCGGAATATCTGCGCCAGACGGTGCTGATGAGCCTGCGCCGGCTGAAGATCGACCGCATCGATCTCTGGCAATTGCACCGGATCGATCCGCGCGTGCCGCGCGACGAGCAGTTCGGCGTCATCGCCGATATGCAGAAGGAAGGGCTGATCCGCCATGTCGGCCTCTCCGAGGTCTCGGTCGAGGAGATCCAGGCGGCCGAGAAGTTCTTCCCCGTCACCACGGTGCAGAACCAGTACAACCTCGTCGATCGCAAGAGCGAGGCCGTGCTCGACTATGCCGAGGCCAACCAGATCGGCTTCATCCCGTGGGCGCCGCTCGCCTCCGGCGATCTTGCCCGGCCGGGCTCGGCGCTGACCACGATCGCCGGCAAGCTCGGCGCGACGCCGAGCCAGGTGGCGCTCGCCTGGCTGCTGAAGCGCTCGAAGGTGATGCTGCCGATCCCCGGAACCGGCAGCGTGAAGCATCTGGAAGAGAACACGGCCGCCGCGTCGATCGAGCTTTCCGACGCGGAGTTCACCGCCCTCGACACGGAGGCGCGCCGCGCGGCGTAG
- a CDS encoding phytanoyl-CoA dioxygenase family protein — MGTAPMRDSHPTTQQETQLKDIQKTLPLRVLSEADWQHWITRGYVIVRQAVPAANVERLVETLWRFDEKDSADPATWYAPQRRDHLMKELNGTGMLEIYNHQHLWDNRQQNRVYDAFVDIWDREDLWVTIDRANLNPPKKVKGNPNGFIHWDADTSLVPPPIGVQGVLSLKKQDGDVGGFQCIPELFAGFDDWVKTQPDDRDPMHPDTAGLSITNIDMEAGDLLIFNSLLAHGVRPNHSDGRVRMAQYISMHPAEEANLAERTERIRLWRERDHPKRDAFPGDPREWERHNAETAKLTELGEKLLGLRSWRE; from the coding sequence ATGGGCACTGCGCCAATGCGCGACAGCCACCCGACCACGCAGCAGGAGACGCAGCTCAAGGACATCCAGAAGACGCTGCCGCTGCGCGTGCTGAGCGAGGCGGACTGGCAGCATTGGATCACGCGCGGCTACGTCATCGTCCGCCAGGCGGTGCCGGCAGCAAACGTCGAGCGGCTGGTCGAGACGCTCTGGCGCTTCGACGAGAAGGACTCGGCCGATCCTGCGACCTGGTACGCGCCGCAGCGCCGCGACCATCTGATGAAGGAGCTGAACGGCACCGGCATGCTGGAGATCTACAATCACCAGCATCTCTGGGACAATCGCCAGCAGAACCGGGTCTATGACGCCTTCGTCGACATCTGGGACCGAGAAGACCTTTGGGTGACGATCGACCGCGCCAATCTGAACCCGCCGAAGAAGGTGAAGGGCAACCCGAACGGCTTCATCCACTGGGACGCCGACACCTCGCTCGTCCCCCCGCCGATTGGCGTGCAGGGCGTGTTGAGCCTGAAGAAGCAGGACGGCGACGTCGGCGGCTTCCAGTGCATTCCGGAGCTGTTCGCCGGCTTCGACGACTGGGTGAAGACGCAGCCGGACGATCGCGACCCGATGCATCCGGACACGGCCGGGCTCTCGATCACGAATATCGACATGGAGGCGGGCGACCTGCTGATCTTCAACTCGCTGCTCGCCCATGGCGTTCGCCCCAACCATTCGGACGGCCGCGTCCGCATGGCGCAGTACATCTCCATGCATCCGGCCGAGGAGGCGAACCTCGCCGAGCGCACCGAGCGCATCCGCCTCTGGCGCGAGCGCGACCACCCGAAGCGCGACGCCTTCCCGGGCGATCCGCGCGAATGGGAGAGGCACAACGCCGAGACAGCGAAGCTGACGGAGCTCGGCGAGAAACTGCTCGGGCTGAGGAGTTGGCGGGAGTAG
- a CDS encoding SDR family NAD(P)-dependent oxidoreductase, which yields MSDLPSFDLTGRTALVTGAARGLGRATALALAAAGADVALGLRDVAADGGLTAEIEAMGRRALPLAMDVLDLKQACSAIDTAIAQFGHLDILVNNAGGGTEGPVEDFPEDEFDFTINLNVKSTFFLSQHAGRHMIARKSGAIINMGSQAGSIALPGEAIYCLSKAAVGHMTKCFAVEWGQHNVRVNCVAPTFIRTDGTAEALSDPDFRADVLDRIAALHRIGEPKEVSGVVVFLASDAASMITGQTILVDGGWTAR from the coding sequence ATGAGCGATCTGCCGAGTTTCGATCTCACCGGCCGCACGGCCCTCGTCACCGGCGCGGCGCGCGGGCTGGGGCGAGCCACCGCGCTGGCGCTCGCAGCGGCCGGCGCCGACGTGGCGCTGGGCCTGCGCGATGTCGCCGCCGATGGCGGGCTGACGGCGGAAATCGAGGCGATGGGCCGCCGCGCCCTGCCGCTCGCGATGGACGTGCTCGACCTGAAGCAGGCCTGCTCCGCCATCGATACGGCGATCGCGCAGTTCGGCCATCTCGACATCCTGGTCAACAATGCCGGCGGCGGCACCGAGGGTCCGGTCGAGGACTTTCCGGAAGACGAGTTCGACTTCACCATCAACCTGAACGTCAAATCGACCTTCTTCCTGTCGCAGCATGCCGGCCGCCACATGATCGCGCGAAAGTCCGGCGCCATCATCAACATGGGCTCGCAGGCCGGCTCGATCGCGCTCCCCGGCGAGGCGATCTACTGCCTGAGCAAGGCGGCCGTCGGCCACATGACCAAGTGTTTCGCGGTCGAGTGGGGACAGCACAATGTCCGCGTCAACTGCGTCGCGCCGACCTTCATCCGCACCGACGGCACCGCCGAGGCGCTTTCCGATCCCGATTTCCGCGCCGACGTGCTCGACCGCATCGCCGCGCTGCACCGGATCGGCGAGCCGAAGGAGGTCTCGGGCGTCGTCGTCTTCCTCGCCTCCGACGCCGCCTCGATGATCACCGGCCAGACGATCCTGGTCGACGGCGGCTGGACGGCACGGTAG
- a CDS encoding YcgN family cysteine cluster protein, whose amino-acid sequence MSSEQWESLCDGCARCCLNKLEDWDTGQIVWTAIACELLDDETCRCRDYPNRHDFVPDCIPLDPQAVRTLTWLPPTCGYRLVAEGHDLYWWHPLVSGDPETVHEAGISTSGRTVSESDIPVEEYEDFIVEWPGELIEPERPKG is encoded by the coding sequence ATGAGCTCGGAGCAGTGGGAATCGCTCTGCGACGGCTGCGCTCGCTGCTGTTTGAACAAGCTCGAGGACTGGGATACCGGCCAGATCGTCTGGACGGCGATCGCCTGCGAGCTGCTCGACGACGAGACCTGCCGCTGCCGCGACTATCCGAACCGGCATGATTTCGTGCCGGACTGCATCCCGCTTGACCCGCAGGCCGTGCGCACGCTGACCTGGCTGCCGCCGACCTGCGGCTACCGGCTGGTCGCCGAAGGGCACGACCTCTACTGGTGGCACCCGCTCGTCTCCGGCGACCCGGAGACCGTGCATGAGGCCGGCATCTCCACCTCCGGCCGCACGGTGAGCGAAAGCGACATCCCGGTCGAGGAATACGAGGACTTCATCGTCGAATGGCCCGGCGAGCTGATCGAGCCGGAAAGGCCGAAGGGGTAG
- a CDS encoding protein-L-isoaspartate O-methyltransferase, with product MTDAVAEARRAYAEDLRSRAGLRSEALVEAFATVPRERFVGPAPWRIKNPSEFADFWTVTGPDPRPLYQDVLVALDRARGINNGQPSLWAQVFDRLDLRPGMTIVHLGCGTGYYTAILAEAVGPDAPITAVEIDAGLVARAREALSLWPQVRVVAGDGAKMALPEADLVVASAGATHPLALWLDALAPGGQLLFPMTSAFGPGAMLLVTRRTGTAHAAEFLCGAAFIAFVGARDEAIGRRLASALSRDGGDPVRSLRRDEHAEEASCWLHGRGWCLSRREPG from the coding sequence ATGACCGATGCGGTCGCCGAGGCTCGGCGGGCTTATGCCGAGGATCTCCGGAGCCGGGCGGGCCTCCGCTCGGAGGCGCTGGTCGAGGCCTTTGCCACCGTGCCGCGCGAGCGCTTCGTCGGGCCCGCGCCGTGGCGGATCAAGAACCCGTCCGAGTTCGCCGATTTCTGGACCGTGACGGGCCCCGATCCGCGCCCCCTTTACCAGGACGTGCTGGTGGCGCTCGATCGGGCGCGGGGCATCAACAACGGCCAGCCGAGCCTCTGGGCGCAGGTGTTTGACCGGCTCGATCTTCGACCCGGCATGACGATCGTCCATCTCGGCTGCGGCACGGGCTATTACACCGCCATCCTCGCCGAAGCCGTCGGGCCGGACGCGCCGATCACGGCGGTCGAGATCGATGCCGGGCTCGTCGCCCGGGCGCGCGAGGCGCTTTCGCTCTGGCCGCAGGTTCGCGTGGTCGCCGGCGACGGCGCGAAGATGGCGCTGCCGGAGGCGGATCTCGTCGTTGCCAGCGCCGGCGCCACCCATCCGCTGGCGCTCTGGCTCGATGCGCTGGCGCCCGGCGGCCAGCTGCTGTTCCCGATGACCTCCGCCTTCGGCCCCGGCGCCATGCTGCTCGTCACGCGGCGCACCGGGACGGCGCATGCGGCCGAATTCCTCTGCGGCGCCGCTTTCATCGCCTTTGTCGGCGCGCGCGACGAGGCGATCGGCCGCCGCCTCGCGAGCGCCTTGTCGCGGGACGGCGGCGATCCGGTCCGGTCGCTGCGCCGCGACGAGCACGCCGAAGAGGCGAGCTGCTGGCTGCACGGCAGGGGCTGGTGTTTGTCGCGGCGCGAGCCGGGCTGA
- a CDS encoding pyrroloquinoline quinone-dependent dehydrogenase: MQRTELRLSRPGARRLLTPLAVLAALCLAGGPAAAQDAAKNAANNAAPGATQNEWSTFNGDLKAQKFSPLTQITPANVKDLKVAWKVHTGDMSDGSGVTPPSVWSATPLFVNNTVYLGTPFYRIFAIEPDTGKVKWTYDSKGELKALTQPDLKNRGVAYWQADNPVAGKACDKRIYIGTMDAKLHAVDADTGKPCADFGKAGVLDINVYNTQNAKWPLSLLQPPTVFKDYLLLGWAGKDWDQTVDSPGTIFALDARTGAVRWEFHSLPPEVIDKTGTANVWASMSVDPERQILYIPVSSPSPNFYGGDIPAGLEVITSVTALDIPTGKMLWSRQLVHHDIWDLDTNAAPTLFDLEKDGKTIPALIQTSKQGFLYILDRTTGEPIYPMVEKPVPASTVPGEHASPTQPFVDLPKPVVPDKWPGVYDLADWASLGYCSRTAKSLVDQGRFTPPSLQGSLVYPGTIGGTEWGGGALDPRSQTFVVNSSSAVQTYQLMTRADFDKAVSGGSETGGLFPQTGGPYGMNLNTFLNPIGMPCWKPPYGTLAAYDLKTGAQLWNKPFGQIQKWGFYMPESWGTITIGAPVITATGVVFIGASMDSRVRAIDLKTGEVLWKALVEAPAVAMPAVYDYKGKQYVVFTVGGNSILTPRVSDEIVAFSLPD; this comes from the coding sequence ATGCAGCGGACCGAACTTCGTCTCTCCCGACCGGGCGCCCGGCGCCTTCTGACGCCGCTGGCCGTCCTCGCGGCACTCTGCCTCGCCGGCGGCCCCGCCGCCGCGCAGGATGCCGCCAAGAATGCAGCCAATAATGCAGCCCCTGGCGCGACGCAGAACGAATGGTCGACCTTCAACGGCGATCTCAAGGCCCAGAAATTCTCGCCGCTGACCCAGATCACGCCGGCCAACGTCAAAGATTTGAAGGTCGCGTGGAAGGTACATACCGGCGACATGTCGGACGGCTCCGGCGTGACGCCGCCCTCGGTCTGGTCGGCGACGCCGCTCTTCGTCAACAATACCGTCTATCTCGGCACGCCGTTCTACCGGATCTTCGCGATCGAGCCGGATACCGGCAAGGTCAAATGGACCTATGACAGCAAGGGCGAGCTGAAGGCGTTGACGCAGCCGGACCTGAAAAACCGCGGCGTCGCCTATTGGCAGGCCGACAATCCCGTCGCCGGCAAGGCCTGCGACAAGCGCATCTATATCGGCACGATGGACGCCAAGCTGCACGCCGTCGACGCCGATACCGGCAAGCCCTGCGCCGATTTTGGCAAGGCGGGCGTGCTCGACATCAACGTCTACAACACCCAGAACGCCAAATGGCCGCTATCGCTGCTGCAGCCGCCGACCGTGTTCAAGGACTATCTGCTGCTCGGCTGGGCCGGCAAGGACTGGGACCAGACGGTCGACAGCCCCGGCACCATCTTCGCGCTCGACGCGCGCACCGGCGCCGTGCGCTGGGAGTTCCACTCGCTGCCGCCTGAAGTCATCGACAAGACCGGCACGGCCAATGTCTGGGCCTCGATGTCGGTCGATCCGGAACGGCAGATCCTCTACATCCCCGTCTCCTCGCCGAGCCCCAATTTCTATGGCGGCGACATTCCGGCGGGGCTCGAGGTGATCACCTCGGTGACGGCCCTCGACATCCCGACCGGCAAGATGCTGTGGAGCCGGCAGCTCGTGCATCACGACATCTGGGACCTCGACACCAACGCCGCGCCGACCCTGTTCGACCTCGAAAAGGACGGCAAGACCATCCCCGCCTTGATCCAGACCTCGAAGCAGGGCTTCCTCTACATCCTCGACCGCACCACGGGCGAGCCGATCTATCCGATGGTGGAGAAGCCGGTTCCGGCCTCGACCGTGCCGGGCGAGCATGCCTCGCCGACCCAGCCCTTCGTCGACCTGCCGAAACCGGTGGTGCCGGACAAGTGGCCGGGCGTCTACGATCTCGCCGACTGGGCGAGCCTCGGCTATTGCAGCCGCACGGCGAAATCGCTCGTCGACCAGGGCCGCTTCACCCCGCCGAGCCTGCAGGGCTCGCTGGTCTATCCGGGCACGATCGGCGGCACGGAATGGGGCGGCGGCGCGCTCGATCCGCGCTCGCAGACCTTCGTCGTCAATTCCTCCAGCGCCGTGCAGACCTACCAGCTGATGACCCGTGCCGATTTCGACAAGGCGGTCAGCGGCGGCTCCGAGACCGGCGGGCTGTTTCCGCAGACCGGCGGCCCCTACGGCATGAATCTGAACACGTTTCTGAACCCGATCGGCATGCCGTGCTGGAAGCCGCCCTACGGCACGCTCGCCGCCTATGATTTGAAGACCGGCGCCCAGCTCTGGAACAAGCCGTTCGGCCAGATCCAGAAATGGGGCTTCTACATGCCGGAATCCTGGGGGACGATCACCATCGGCGCCCCGGTCATCACCGCGACGGGCGTGGTCTTCATCGGCGCCTCGATGGATTCGCGCGTCCGCGCCATCGACTTGAAGACCGGCGAGGTGCTCTGGAAGGCGCTGGTCGAGGCCCCCGCCGTCGCGATGCCGGCGGTCTACGACTACAAGGGCAAGCAATATGTCGTCTTCACCGTCGGCGGCAATTCGATCCTGACGCCGAGGGTATCGGACGAGATCGTGGCGTTCAGCCTGCCGGATTGA
- a CDS encoding DUF4260 domain-containing protein yields MGTAVLWQRAEGAIVFLAGILIFLHGDVGLSWWLAVLLFLAPDLSFLGYLLGPKVGAVVYNTVHIYGFGVAILAVGLFGSLPVCAALGALWLAHAGFDRMLGYGLKLPEGFAFTHLGRIGKQPAN; encoded by the coding sequence ATGGGCACGGCTGTTCTGTGGCAGAGGGCCGAAGGCGCGATCGTCTTCCTCGCCGGCATCCTGATATTTCTGCACGGCGACGTGGGCCTGTCCTGGTGGCTCGCGGTGTTGCTCTTCCTGGCTCCGGATCTCAGCTTCCTGGGCTATCTGCTGGGGCCGAAAGTCGGCGCGGTCGTCTACAACACGGTCCACATCTACGGTTTCGGCGTCGCCATCCTCGCCGTCGGCCTGTTTGGGTCGCTGCCGGTCTGCGCGGCGCTTGGCGCGCTATGGCTGGCCCATGCCGGTTTCGACCGCATGCTCGGCTACGGCCTGAAATTGCCGGAAGGCTTTGCCTTCACCCATCTCGGCCGGATCGGAAAGCAGCCCGCCAACTGA